The genomic DNA CTGATGGGGTACGGGTGCGAAATCCCGCCTTCGATGTGACTCCTGCGCGCTATATCGCGGGAATAATTACCGAAAAGGGCATCGTTCGCGGCGACTACAGACGGGAGCTGCAGGCGTTGGTGGGGGAATGACGGGATCCGAATTCGCCGATGCGTTCGAATCGATCTTTGCGTCGGTTCAGGATGAGGGTGAAGACGTCGATTTCGCCTCCTTTCTGGAAGCGAGCGGCTTTCTGTACGGCGCTCGCTCCGCTGCCAATCTGCAGCTTCTATCGAAGATTTTCCCTCCCGATCTCCTTAGTGTAATTGCCCAGGCGGCCCTTTCCACTCCAACCCCCGACATGGCGCTGAATGGTCTGGAACGGGTAACCTCCGTCGTCCCGCCGGATGAAATTATTGCGGTCTGTTCAGACAGGCTGCGAGTCTCGCAGTTTCTTGGAATATGCGGCTCCTCACCATTTCTCACCAACATTATCTGCCGTGATGCATCTTTTTTCCGCAGCCTGTTCTCGAATCGACTGATCGACATGAAGCGTTCTGAAGCTGATGCACTGACACTGTTGCGGGATCAGGTGCCTCATGACGCTGTTTTTGCAGATATCCTGCCCATCTTGCGCCGCTTCAAGTACAACGAGATTTTGCGGATCGCCGCCCGGGACCTTGCAGGCCTCGCCTCACTTGAAGAGGTGACTGCCGAGCTCTCGTCGCTGGCGGCCGCAGCGCTCCAGGTTGCGTATGAGGGCGCCTATAGAAGCCTTGTCGTAGAACATGGCCTTCCGATGATGGAGACTCCGCAGGGAGAGCGGGAGGCTGAGTTCACCATCATCGGCATGGGAAAGCTCGGCGGACGCGAACTGAATTTTTCATCCGATATCGATATCATCTACTTCTATTCCTCGGATCAGGGGAGGACAAGGGGTGTCCCGGACGGGCAGGGAGGAGCGAAGGGCTCAATCTCTCTCCATGCCTTTTTCGTGAAGCTGGCGGAAATGGTCACGAAAGCCATTTCGCAGGTGACCGGTGACGGGTTCGTCTTCAGGGTTGACCTGGGTCTGCGTCCCGAGGGGAAGAGCGGTGAGATGGCGATGTCGCTGCGGGCGGCGGAGACATACTACGAGTACTGGGGGCAGTCGTGGGAGCGGGCAGCCCTTCTCAAGGCGCGGCCGGTGGCTGGCTCGCTGGAGCTCGGTGAGCGCCTTCTTGCTTCCCTTGAACCCTTCATCTACCGAAAGTACCTCGATTACAATCTGATCGAGGACATGATGGGCATGAAGAAAAAGATCGATGCCTCCCTGGCTCGTGAGATGGAGGGGGAGTACAACATCAAGCTCGGCCGTGGAGGGATTCGTGAAATCGAATTCTTCATTCAGGCGCTGCAACTGGTGTACGCCGGGAAGAACCCTGCGCTACGCAGAAAGAACAGCCTGGAAGCGCTTGCGGCACTCAACGAGGTTGCCCTTATCAAGGATGAGGACCATACGCGGCTACGGGAAGCGTACCGTTTCCTGCGAACTGTGGAGCATCGAATTCAGGTGGTTCAGGAGCGCCAGACCCACAGCCTGCCGAAAAAGGATGAAGAATTCACTGCTCTTGCCCGTCGCTGTGGGTATCTGCGGCAGGATGGTGTCGAGCGTTTCCGCTCATCGCTGGAGGAACATCGCAGAAATGTCTCCCATGTATATGGAGCTCTTTTTCTTGGGCGGGACGAACGGCTGCGTGAAGAGGTCCGTCCCGAGGTCCTTCTCTTCTTCGATCCGAAGGCAGATCCTGACCTTGTCAAGGACATGCTTGCCGAGCGTCGCTTCGAGCGGGTAGATATGGCCTACGACCATCTGCTGCTGCTGCGCGACGGCCCTCCCCGAGCCCATCTTACGGAGCGTGCCCGGCGGATACTGGAGAAGATCGCGCCGTTGATCCTTCAGGAGGTTTTCGCTTCCCCCGATCCTGATATGGCGCTGTCGAACATGGAGCGTTTCCTTTCCGCCATAGGCTCCCGCTCCTCATTCTATGCACTCCTTGCGGAGAACCGGGAAATCCTCAAGCTGATGGTCTCGCTTTTCGGTATGTCGGAATTCCTCTCCAAGATCTTCATAGGGCATCCCGAGCTGCTCGACAGCATGGTCTCACGAATCTCCGGCTCTTCGGTCAAGGTGCGGGAAACGATGTCCGCTGAGCTGAGGGACCTTCTTCTCCAGGCAGAGGGTTTCGAGGAGCAGCTCGACGTGCTTCGTCGCTACCGGCACGAGGAGTTTCTCAGGGTTGGCATCAGCGACATCTACGGCAACATGGGGCAGACTGAAATCGCCAGCCAGCTAACCAGCCTCGCGGATGTCTGTCTCGATGCAGCCCACAGTCTTGCACGACAGGAACTCGCACGGTTCGGTACTCCTATGTACGAAGCGGAGGACGGCACATTGAAGGAGGCAGGATTCGCCGTCGTCGCCATGGGGAAAATGGGGGGGCGGGAGCTCAATTACCACTCGGACCTCGACATCATTTACATCTACGACCGTCAGGGAAACACCTCCGGAGAGAAGAGCATCAGCAACAGGGAGTTCTTCGCGAAGCTAGGCCAGAAGATCATCTCGATCCTTACAATGCAGACGCGGGAGGGCTCCGTCTACAAGATAGACACGCGCCTGAGGCCGTCAGGGAATGCAGGTCCGCTTGTTACCTCGCTGGAATCCTTTCGGAACTATCATCGGGAGGAAGCACAGATATGGGAACGCCAGGCATTGACCAGGGCTCGGGTCGTTCTCGGCGAGCCGGGGCTGCGTGAGGAGATAGAGCGGATCATCTGCGAGACGGTATACGGCGGCAGTGCAGACGATGCCGTACGTCGCGAGATACATCGACTGCGGATGCGTATGGAGGTGGAGCTCGGACGAGAGCGGGAAGGGATGTACAATATCAAGACCGGCCGCGGAGGTATTGTCGATGTCGAGTTCATCGTCCAGTACCTGCAGCTGAAGCATGGCAGGGAAACCCCCGGCATCCGCAGCGCCAATACGCTCATCGCCCTGAAAGGCATTCGAACTGCGGGGATTCTTGCCGAAGCCGAATGCGAGATCCTTCTTACCGGCTATAAGTTCCTACGCCGCCTGGAGAACCGGCTCCGCATCATACACGACCATTCGATAAACGACCTGGGGGGAGCGCAGGAGTATCTGGACAAGCTGGCTCGCCGCCTCGGGTATGATTCGAAGCTGCGCCATCCCGGAGAGGCTCTGATGAGGGATTATGAGGGGGTGACGGTGCCGGTGCGGGAGGTTTATGATCGCATTCTGGGCACCGGAGGCGATGCGGAAACGGCCTGACTGCGAAGGAGGCTGGAGTCAGGCAGCCATGATTTCCATACGATTGCGTCCGTTCTGTTTTGCCCGGTAGAGTGCTTCGTCGGCCTGTCTGATGAGGGAGTCGATACAGTCAATACGTTGTGAGGGGTAGGTCGAAACTCCCAGACTGATGGTTACGGTCAGGTTTTCCAGCGGAGGTGGGAATTCCATCTCCTGGATCGATTCCCTGAGCCGGTCCGCGACTGCGATCGCTTCCTGTAGGGGTGTCTCCGGCAGCAGCAGAATGAACTCTTCCCCTCCATAGCGTGCGGCGATGTCGTAACGACGCAATCCCGCCTGTGCCATCTCCGCTACGGCAGCGAGAACCACGTCACCTTCCTGATGCCCGTAAGTATCGTTTATCTTTTTGAAGTGGTCGATGTCGAGCAGTACCAGAGAAAGCGGCCCCTGCTTCCGTGAGGAACGCTGGAATTCCCGCTCCAGGGCTTCCATCAGGTAGCGGCGGTTGTATAGGCGCGTGAGCGGGTCGGTGTTCGACAGTTCCTTGAGGAGTTCGTTCGACTTCTTCAGCTCGTCCTGCAGGGATTTGATTTTCATCTGCACCTTAACCCGCGCGACCAGTTCACCCGGATCGAAAGGCTTAGTAACATAGTCGCTTGCTCCCTGTTCGAGGCCGCGGATCTTCAACTCCCGATCTTCCCTGCCGGTAAGCATGATTACCGGAATATCACGCAGTTCGTCCCTTGTCCGCAGCATGGAGAGGAATTTGAATCCGTCCATCCTCGGCATTTCCAGATCGCAAAGAATCAGATCCACCGGAACCCTTAGCAGGGTCTTGAAACCTTCGATCCCATCAGTAGCATGGTGATACCGGGCGAAAAGAGAGACATTGCTGAGGGTCTGCTCGATCTGCTCACGCACTGCATCCGTATCGTCGATGATCAAGATGCTGTCAAACATGCCCCCTCCCGTTCGCTTCCCTTCTCCATGTCGATACCGACAGGACCCGTCCGGCCTTCAAACACCACCTGCAGGAACTGGCGGAGAATCGATGCCGTAAGCCCCCATATCTCATCCCCCTGAAATTGATAGAAATAGACGGGGTGGGGACGACCGCGCCATGGCCGGTCTTCGACCCGGAAAATTTCCGGCCTGAGTAAATGGCAGATCGGGATCTCGATGATTCGTGCGATTTCAGCATCATTAGGTGCCAGCCGGATTTTCCCTGAAAAAAGACCTATAAATGGCGTAACAAGGTAGTTGTGAATGGAATAGACGTCGTCCAGACATCCAAGTACCTCGACTTCCCCCGCGGGAATACCCACCTCTTCCCATGTCTCCCTCAGCGCGGTTTCAAGGGGAGCTTCGTCCTCAGCCTGGCATACACCACCGGGAAAAGAGATCTCTCCTCCATGATGATTGAGCTGTTCCGTTCGCTTCGTGAACAGGATATGGAGGGCGTTGTTTCTCACGAACAGCGGCAGAAGTACAGCGGCCGGGATGGGGCCGGGGGGTAAGGCAACCCGTGGATGGGCAGCGAGAGCGGTTCGTATATTGTCCTTGGGAATGACCA from Geobacter sp. DSM 9736 includes the following:
- a CDS encoding diguanylate cyclase, whose amino-acid sequence is MFDSILIIDDTDAVREQIEQTLSNVSLFARYHHATDGIEGFKTLLRVPVDLILCDLEMPRMDGFKFLSMLRTRDELRDIPVIMLTGREDRELKIRGLEQGASDYVTKPFDPGELVARVKVQMKIKSLQDELKKSNELLKELSNTDPLTRLYNRRYLMEALEREFQRSSRKQGPLSLVLLDIDHFKKINDTYGHQEGDVVLAAVAEMAQAGLRRYDIAARYGGEEFILLLPETPLQEAIAVADRLRESIQEMEFPPPLENLTVTISLGVSTYPSQRIDCIDSLIRQADEALYRAKQNGRNRMEIMAA
- the glnE gene encoding bifunctional [glutamate--ammonia ligase]-adenylyl-L-tyrosine phosphorylase/[glutamate--ammonia-ligase] adenylyltransferase, which encodes MTGSEFADAFESIFASVQDEGEDVDFASFLEASGFLYGARSAANLQLLSKIFPPDLLSVIAQAALSTPTPDMALNGLERVTSVVPPDEIIAVCSDRLRVSQFLGICGSSPFLTNIICRDASFFRSLFSNRLIDMKRSEADALTLLRDQVPHDAVFADILPILRRFKYNEILRIAARDLAGLASLEEVTAELSSLAAAALQVAYEGAYRSLVVEHGLPMMETPQGEREAEFTIIGMGKLGGRELNFSSDIDIIYFYSSDQGRTRGVPDGQGGAKGSISLHAFFVKLAEMVTKAISQVTGDGFVFRVDLGLRPEGKSGEMAMSLRAAETYYEYWGQSWERAALLKARPVAGSLELGERLLASLEPFIYRKYLDYNLIEDMMGMKKKIDASLAREMEGEYNIKLGRGGIREIEFFIQALQLVYAGKNPALRRKNSLEALAALNEVALIKDEDHTRLREAYRFLRTVEHRIQVVQERQTHSLPKKDEEFTALARRCGYLRQDGVERFRSSLEEHRRNVSHVYGALFLGRDERLREEVRPEVLLFFDPKADPDLVKDMLAERRFERVDMAYDHLLLLRDGPPRAHLTERARRILEKIAPLILQEVFASPDPDMALSNMERFLSAIGSRSSFYALLAENREILKLMVSLFGMSEFLSKIFIGHPELLDSMVSRISGSSVKVRETMSAELRDLLLQAEGFEEQLDVLRRYRHEEFLRVGISDIYGNMGQTEIASQLTSLADVCLDAAHSLARQELARFGTPMYEAEDGTLKEAGFAVVAMGKMGGRELNYHSDLDIIYIYDRQGNTSGEKSISNREFFAKLGQKIISILTMQTREGSVYKIDTRLRPSGNAGPLVTSLESFRNYHREEAQIWERQALTRARVVLGEPGLREEIERIICETVYGGSADDAVRREIHRLRMRMEVELGREREGMYNIKTGRGGIVDVEFIVQYLQLKHGRETPGIRSANTLIALKGIRTAGILAEAECEILLTGYKFLRRLENRLRIIHDHSINDLGGAQEYLDKLARRLGYDSKLRHPGEALMRDYEGVTVPVREVYDRILGTGGDAETA
- a CDS encoding CoA pyrophosphatase; the encoded protein is MVIPKDNIRTALAAHPRVALPPGPIPAAVLLPLFVRNNALHILFTKRTEQLNHHGGEISFPGGVCQAEDEAPLETALRETWEEVGIPAGEVEVLGCLDDVYSIHNYLVTPFIGLFSGKIRLAPNDAEIARIIEIPICHLLRPEIFRVEDRPWRGRPHPVYFYQFQGDEIWGLTASILRQFLQVVFEGRTGPVGIDMEKGSEREGACLTAS